A region of Polyodon spathula isolate WHYD16114869_AA chromosome 4, ASM1765450v1, whole genome shotgun sequence DNA encodes the following proteins:
- the ube2ql1 gene encoding ubiquitin-conjugating enzyme E2Q-like protein 1, with amino-acid sequence MATLLRKIGLIRLHDRDTEDPKHHQGSFKGSKSNQKNNTKHCNTSSDSNSILNPPDTKTKKSEQSNKDKPPAKEKQTNKDIKEKQQVAASKAPATPLQPLVPHRPHCTQVRTRRLMKELQEIKRLADNFITVELADDNLFEWNVKLHQVDRDSALWQDMKDTNTEYILLNISFPDNFPFSPPFMRVLTPRLENGYVLDGGAICMELLTPRGWSSAYTVEAVMRQFSASLVKGQGRICRKAGKSKKSFSRKDAEATFKSLVKTHEKYGWVSPPVSDG; translated from the exons ATGGCTACTCTTTTAAGAAAAATAGGTCTGATTCGACTTCACGACCGAGACACCGAGGATCCTAAGCATCACCAGGGCTCGTTCAAAGGCAGCAAAAGCAACCAGAAAAACAACACTAAGCACTGCAACACGAGCAGCGATAGCAACAGCATTCTCAATCCCCCCGATACTAAAACGAAGAAATCTGAGCAATCAAATAAGGACAAGCCGCCTGCCAAAGAGAAGCAGACGAACAAGGACATCAAGGAAAAACAGCAAGTGGCAGCAAGCAAAGCGCCCGCCACCCCATTGCAACCACTCGTACCGCACAGGCCGCACTGCACCCAGGTCAGGACTAGGAGGTTGATGAAGGAACTGCAGGAAATTAAAAGGCTTGCTGACAATTTTATAACGGTGGAGCTGGCCGACGACAACCTTTTCGAATGGAATGTCAAGTTGCATCAGGTGGACAGAGACTCTGCTCTATGGCAGGACATGAAGGATACCAACACTGAGTACATCTTGCTCAATATTTCATTCCCCGACAATTTCCCTTTCTCTCCGCCCTTCATGCGGGTGTTGACCCCTCGGCTAGAGAATGGCTACGTACTCGACGGAGGGGCTATCTGCATGGAATTGTTGACCCCCCGCGGCTGGTCCAGCGCATACACGGTGGAAGCAGTAATGAGGCAATTTTCTGCGAGTCTGGTAAAAGGACAG GGCCGGATCTGCAGGAAAGCCGGTAAGTCCAAGAAATCTTTCAGCCGTAAAGATGCAGAGGCCACCTTTAAGAGTCTGGTGAAAACCCACGAGAAGTACGGCTGGGTGTCCCCTCCTGTGTCTGATGGCTGA